The DNA region TTATTTCTGGCATCGGTGTTAGATATTATTACCGAAAACTCGGCTATAAACTAAAAGACACTTATATGGTAAAATATATTGGTAAATAATAAATTATTTATTAAGTAGTTTATGAAAATAAAAAATGAAATAATAAAATTAAAGACTGCTACCACAATGGATTTTATCGATATCACCGATAAAATACAGACAAAAATAAAAAAAGTCGGCATTAAAAATGGTATCATCAACGTTCAGAGTTTGCATACTACTATGGCTGTCATTGTTAATGAAGCTGAACCATTACTTATTTCAGATATAAAAAATCTTCTTGAAAAAATAGCGCCACGTAAACATGCATATATGCATGATAATTTTAAAATTCGTAAAGTTAACATGTGCGATGGTGAATGCAGGAATGGTCATTCTCACAGCAAGGCAATCCATCTGCCAACTTCAGTTATAATGAATATTATTGGAAATAAACTCCAACTTGGCCAATGGCAAAGAGTTTTTGCTGTAGAATTAGATCGGTCTCGTTCACGTGAAATTGCTTTGCAAATTATCGGAAAATAGATTATTTTTTGCCAGTTCCCGCTAATTGCCCGCAGGCGCCTCGGATTTCTTCCCCGAGGCTTTTTCTTATAGTCACACCGATATGATATTTCTCCAGTTCTTTCTTGAAAAGATACGTTTTATTTCTGGAAGATGGAATCATATTTTCCCTACTTGTTTCCGGAGTCGGATTGAAACGAATCAAATTAACATGTAGAAGATGATTGTTATTTATGGATTTAATATAGTCTGCTAATTTTTTAGCATCTTTATGGCTATCATTTATGTTTTCTAACATTATGTATTCAAGGAAAACTTTTCTTTTTATGATCTGGAAATATTTTTGCAAAGCTTTTCTCAAAGATTCTAAGTTATATCTGACGTTTATCGGCATGAATTGGCTGCGCTTATTGTCTTCGGTAAAATGCAGAGAAACCGCCAGATTTATTTGCGGAAATTCGTGCGCCATTTTTTGAATGCCATCAGAAATTCCGGCCGTTGAAACAGAAATGCTGCGCGATCCAAATCCAAAAAGTTTTTTGTCAGTCAGAATTTTTATGCTTTCCGAAACCTGATCCCAATTCAAAAAAGGCTCGCCCATGCCCATAAAAACAATGTTGGAAATATCGCTTCTATTTTTTGATTTAAAATACTGACGCCAAAATAAAACTTGATCAGTAATTTCTTCAGCAGTCAAATTTCTTTCAAAACCCATTTTTCCGGTAGCACAGAATTTGCATCCAATCGGACAACCGACCTGGCAGGAAACACAAATTGACCACGTATTAGGTTTTGGAGAAATAAGTACCGATTCAATAAAACTTCCATCTGCAAGTTCCAACAGAACCTCTGCTGAATTTCCATCCTTTGA from Candidatus Moraniibacteriota bacterium includes:
- a CDS encoding secondary thiamine-phosphate synthase enzyme YjbQ; translated protein: MKIKNEIIKLKTATTMDFIDITDKIQTKIKKVGIKNGIINVQSLHTTMAVIVNEAEPLLISDIKNLLEKIAPRKHAYMHDNFKIRKVNMCDGECRNGHSHSKAIHLPTSVIMNIIGNKLQLGQWQRVFAVELDRSRSREIALQIIGK
- the rlmN gene encoding 23S rRNA (adenine(2503)-C(2))-methyltransferase RlmN, with amino-acid sequence MDINKLEQFLIDNNHPKFRLEQIKKALYQDGVSTWSEITNLPLNLREKLEKEIKILSFKSKKVSKSKDGNSAEVLLELADGSFIESVLISPKPNTWSICVSCQVGCPIGCKFCATGKMGFERNLTAEEITDQVLFWRQYFKSKNRSDISNIVFMGMGEPFLNWDQVSESIKILTDKKLFGFGSRSISVSTAGISDGIQKMAHEFPQINLAVSLHFTEDNKRSQFMPINVRYNLESLRKALQKYFQIIKRKVFLEYIMLENINDSHKDAKKLADYIKSINNNHLLHVNLIRFNPTPETSRENMIPSSRNKTYLFKKELEKYHIGVTIRKSLGEEIRGACGQLAGTGKK